From Actinomyces sp. oral taxon 171 str. F0337, one genomic window encodes:
- a CDS encoding phosphotransferase yields MPHEPISAIPQPAAPQPATLQERSLRSAQAPSTWPSDADILAALGPWMLQRRWFPLKGDAAPPLGSLRIIASWEPEAGVRDLVIAALRGNQAETGHHDGMVLLHVPVVLEAAEALDSFATPGEAPGNHGLLVTTGSQGSPTQVALVDGAHHPAFWRAWALSTLKAGTVLSEAGALAIAQRAPRLRVTTGEQSNTSVILPAPSDPAEALGEQDAATGDLIVKLLRVLEHGRNPDVELSVALARSGWDRVPTPVAWSTMTWTRMGGCGQPALEESTDSAVACSFVPRADDGFELFCSLASTDDVDGPVRARAVELARDLGRTTAQMHHHLAASLGTSRPPTPTELAASLRKRARWALEEVPELSGHIRALELKVEQTMERLEALEALEPATRIHGDYHLGQVLHEIGGQQRWYVLDFEGEPLRPLAQRSDPDLPARDVAGMLRSFDYAAAVGKAPHPDWLPAVRSAFEEGYRLGRQETGSLTPSPAASGDQEQAEASYQTVLTCLELDKALYEAVYEARNRPDWLGIPMAGIESVLSTHTEG; encoded by the coding sequence ATGCCCCACGAGCCGATCTCCGCCATACCACAGCCCGCCGCACCGCAGCCCGCCACACTGCAGGAACGGTCCCTGCGCAGCGCCCAGGCGCCGTCGACCTGGCCCAGTGACGCAGATATCCTGGCGGCACTGGGACCGTGGATGCTTCAGCGGCGATGGTTCCCCCTCAAGGGGGATGCCGCACCGCCGCTGGGTTCCCTGCGCATCATCGCCTCCTGGGAGCCGGAGGCGGGGGTGCGCGACCTCGTCATCGCCGCCCTGCGGGGCAACCAGGCCGAGACCGGTCACCATGACGGGATGGTGCTGCTGCACGTGCCCGTGGTCCTGGAGGCCGCCGAGGCGCTCGACTCCTTCGCCACCCCCGGTGAGGCCCCCGGCAACCACGGCCTGCTGGTGACCACCGGCTCTCAGGGGTCACCCACGCAGGTGGCGCTCGTCGACGGCGCCCACCACCCGGCCTTCTGGCGGGCCTGGGCCCTGAGCACGCTGAAGGCGGGCACCGTCCTGAGCGAGGCCGGAGCCCTGGCCATCGCCCAGCGGGCGCCGAGGCTGCGGGTGACCACCGGGGAGCAGTCCAACACCTCCGTCATCCTGCCGGCCCCTTCCGACCCCGCCGAGGCTCTTGGGGAGCAGGACGCCGCCACCGGTGACCTCATCGTCAAGCTCCTGCGGGTCCTGGAGCACGGGCGCAATCCCGACGTGGAGCTGTCGGTGGCCCTGGCCCGCAGCGGCTGGGACCGGGTGCCCACGCCGGTGGCCTGGTCCACCATGACCTGGACGCGCATGGGCGGCTGCGGCCAGCCCGCCCTGGAGGAGTCCACCGACTCGGCCGTGGCCTGCAGCTTCGTCCCCCGCGCCGACGACGGCTTCGAGCTGTTCTGCTCACTGGCCTCCACCGACGACGTCGACGGACCGGTGCGGGCCCGGGCCGTGGAGCTGGCCCGGGATCTGGGACGTACGACCGCGCAGATGCACCACCACCTGGCCGCCTCCCTGGGCACGAGCCGACCGCCAACGCCGACCGAGCTCGCTGCCTCCCTGCGCAAGCGCGCCCGGTGGGCGCTGGAGGAGGTGCCCGAGCTCTCCGGGCACATCCGAGCCCTGGAGCTCAAGGTGGAGCAGACCATGGAGCGGCTTGAGGCGCTCGAGGCCCTGGAGCCGGCCACCCGCATCCACGGCGACTACCACCTGGGGCAGGTGCTTCACGAGATCGGCGGCCAGCAGCGCTGGTACGTCCTGGACTTCGAGGGCGAGCCCCTGCGCCCCCTGGCCCAGCGCTCCGACCCCGACCTGCCGGCCCGGGACGTGGCCGGCATGCTGCGCTCCTTCGACTACGCCGCCGCCGTGGGCAAGGCACCTCACCCCGACTGGCTCCCCGCCGTGCGCTCCGCCTTCGAGGAGGGCTACCGCCTGGGACGCCAGGAGACCGGCTCGCTCACCCCGTCGCCAGCGGCATCCGGCGACCAGGAGCAGGCCGAGGCCTCGTACCAGACGGTCCTGACCTGCCTGGAGCTGGACAAGGCCCTCTACGAGGCCGTCTACGAGGCCCGTAACCGTCCCGACTGGCTGGGCATCCCCATGGCGGGGATCGAGTCGGTCCTGTCCACGCACACGGAGGGCTGA
- the glgB gene encoding 1,4-alpha-glucan branching protein GlgB: MSANTPEKDLGPEAPADLAPVPVDPWILADVAYARYHDPHEVLGAHVGENGVTIRTVRHLADDVVVVTKDGTHPATHEQDGVWVAVLPGQEVPDYRIKVTYGDETTTVDDPYRYMPTLGEMDTYLISEGRHEELWEVLGAHVKHYDGPMGEVEGTAFAVWAPNARAVRVVGDFNYWDGTATAMRSLGSSGVWELFVPGVGVGARYKFEICFADGSWHQKADPMARATEVPPATASVVTDQFHEWEDQEWMAKRATTDPHSGPMSIYEVHIGSWRQGLGFRGLAKELVPYVKEAGFTHVEFLPVAEHPFGGSWGYQVTSYYAPTSRFGTPDDFRYLVDQLHQAGIGVILDWVPAHFPKDEWALARFDGTPLYEDPDPQRGEHPDWGTYVFNFGRNEVRNFLVANALYWLQEFHADGLRVDAVASMLYLDYSRQDGQWHPNQFGGREHLEAISFLQEATATAYRKNPGIIMAAEESTAWPGVTAPTEYGGLGFGLKWNMGWMNDTLRYLAEDPVNRRYHHGELTFSLVYAFSEQFILPLSHDEVVHGKGSLLSKMPGDPWQELAGLRTLYAYQWSHPGKQLLFMGQEFGQGTEWNADTSLDWWILDDPGHQGLLSLVSDLNRLYLSSPALWSEDFSHRGFEWIEAGDGDHNVLSYLRKGTDADGRADLMVCIVNFAGTPHEGYRVGLPFAGDWEEVLNTDSEEYGGSGVGNLGRVEAEDLPWNGRPASVRLRVPPMGAVFLRPAQD, translated from the coding sequence ATGAGCGCCAACACCCCTGAGAAGGACCTCGGCCCCGAGGCCCCGGCCGACCTCGCCCCCGTCCCCGTTGACCCCTGGATCCTGGCTGACGTCGCCTACGCGCGCTACCACGACCCGCACGAGGTCCTGGGCGCCCACGTCGGCGAGAACGGAGTCACCATCCGCACCGTCCGCCACCTGGCCGACGACGTCGTCGTCGTCACCAAGGACGGCACCCACCCGGCCACCCACGAGCAGGACGGCGTCTGGGTGGCGGTCCTGCCCGGCCAGGAGGTCCCCGACTACCGCATCAAGGTCACTTACGGCGACGAGACCACCACCGTCGACGACCCCTACCGCTACATGCCCACTCTGGGCGAGATGGACACCTACCTCATCTCCGAGGGCCGCCACGAGGAGCTGTGGGAGGTCCTGGGCGCCCACGTCAAGCACTATGACGGCCCCATGGGTGAGGTCGAGGGAACCGCCTTCGCCGTGTGGGCCCCCAACGCCCGCGCCGTACGCGTCGTCGGCGACTTCAACTACTGGGACGGCACGGCCACCGCCATGCGCTCCCTGGGCTCCTCCGGCGTGTGGGAGCTGTTCGTGCCCGGCGTCGGAGTCGGTGCGCGCTACAAGTTCGAGATCTGCTTCGCCGACGGGTCCTGGCACCAGAAGGCCGACCCGATGGCCCGCGCCACCGAGGTCCCCCCGGCCACCGCCTCGGTGGTCACCGACCAGTTCCACGAGTGGGAGGACCAGGAGTGGATGGCCAAGCGCGCCACCACCGACCCCCACAGCGGACCGATGAGCATCTACGAGGTCCACATCGGTTCGTGGCGCCAGGGACTGGGCTTCCGTGGTCTGGCCAAGGAGCTGGTCCCCTACGTCAAGGAGGCCGGCTTCACCCACGTGGAGTTCCTGCCGGTGGCCGAGCACCCCTTCGGCGGCTCCTGGGGCTACCAGGTCACCAGCTACTACGCACCCACCTCGCGCTTCGGCACCCCGGACGACTTCCGCTACCTGGTGGACCAGCTCCACCAGGCCGGCATCGGCGTCATCCTGGACTGGGTGCCCGCCCACTTCCCCAAGGACGAGTGGGCCCTGGCCCGCTTCGACGGCACCCCGCTGTACGAGGACCCAGACCCTCAGCGCGGCGAGCACCCCGACTGGGGCACCTACGTGTTCAACTTCGGACGCAACGAGGTGCGCAACTTCCTCGTCGCCAACGCCCTCTACTGGCTCCAGGAGTTCCACGCCGACGGTCTGCGCGTCGACGCCGTGGCCTCCATGCTCTACCTGGACTACTCGCGCCAGGACGGCCAGTGGCACCCCAACCAGTTCGGTGGCCGCGAGCACCTGGAGGCCATCAGCTTCCTGCAGGAGGCCACCGCCACCGCCTACCGCAAGAACCCCGGCATCATCATGGCCGCCGAGGAGTCCACGGCGTGGCCGGGCGTCACCGCCCCCACCGAGTACGGCGGCCTGGGCTTCGGACTGAAGTGGAACATGGGCTGGATGAACGACACCCTGCGCTACCTCGCGGAGGACCCGGTCAACCGCCGCTACCACCACGGCGAGCTGACCTTCTCCCTCGTCTACGCCTTCTCCGAGCAGTTCATCCTGCCGCTGAGCCACGATGAGGTCGTCCACGGCAAGGGCTCCCTGCTGTCCAAGATGCCCGGCGACCCCTGGCAGGAGCTGGCGGGCCTGCGCACCCTGTACGCCTACCAGTGGTCCCACCCCGGCAAGCAGCTGCTGTTCATGGGGCAGGAGTTCGGGCAGGGAACCGAGTGGAACGCGGACACGTCCCTGGACTGGTGGATCCTGGATGACCCCGGCCACCAGGGGCTGCTCTCCCTGGTCAGTGACCTCAACCGCCTCTACCTGAGCTCGCCGGCCCTGTGGTCAGAGGACTTCTCCCACCGGGGATTCGAGTGGATCGAGGCCGGCGACGGCGACCACAACGTCCTGTCCTACCTGCGCAAGGGGACCGACGCCGACGGGCGGGCCGACCTGATGGTCTGCATCGTCAACTTCGCCGGCACCCCGCACGAGGGCTACCGGGTGGGCCTGCCCTTCGCCGGGGACTGGGAGGAGGTCCTCAACACCGACTCCGAGGAGTACGGAGGCTCCGGCGTGGGCAACCTGGGCCGTGTCGAGGCCGAGGACCTGCCCTGGAACGGGCGCCCGGCCTCGGTGCGCCTGCGAGTCCCCCCAATGGGAGCGGTCTTCCTGCGTCCGGCTCAGGACTGA
- a CDS encoding glycogen/starch/alpha-glucan phosphorylase — translation MTQKLVTSAPAQVRAVSGRPETAATLMEVWQGLSAAVVDTIADDWYATEQRYSAGRQEHYFSAEFLMGRALLNNLSNLGMVDEARETVDSFGVNLTDVLEQEPDAALGNGGLGRLAACFLDSCATLDLPVNGFGILYRYGLFKQLFEDGFQTEHPDPWMEEGYPFVIRHEEAQRLVRYQDMTVRAIPYDMPITGYGTRNVGTLRLWKAEPLEEFDYDAFNSQRFTEAIVERERTSDISRVLYPNDTTYEGKVLRVRQQYFFCSASLQQIVENYVSHHGEDLSGFADYNAIQLNDTHPVLAIPELMRILLDEHHLGWEQAWEVVTKTFAYTNHTVLAEALETWEISIFDRLFPRITEIVREIDRRFRLEMAERGLEQGTIDYMAPISGDKVRMAWIACYASYSINGVAALHTEIIKRETLGEWHAIWPERFNNKTNGVTPRRWLRQCNPRLSALLDEVTGSDTWVKDLSVLAEHTDSVDESVYDRLAEIKHANKADFAAWIARREGVEIDPEAIFDVQIKRLHEYKRQLLNAIYILDLYFRMKQDPSLQVPKRVFIFGAKAAPGYIRAKGVIKLINAIADLVNNDPVVSQTIKVVFVHNYNVSPAEHIIPAADVSEQISMAGKEASGTSNMKFMMNGALTLGTLDGANVEILEAVGDDNAYIFGATEDELPSLRESYDPVWHYENVPGLKRVLDAFTDGTLDDNGSGWFADLRRSLLEASYEPADVYYVLGDFASYRETKDAMAADYADTRAWQRKAWVNITRSGRFSSDRTISDYAREVWKIDPEPIA, via the coding sequence ATGACACAGAAGCTGGTCACGAGCGCCCCCGCGCAGGTGCGCGCCGTATCCGGTCGGCCCGAGACCGCAGCCACCCTCATGGAGGTCTGGCAGGGCCTGTCCGCCGCCGTCGTCGACACCATCGCGGACGACTGGTACGCCACCGAGCAGAGGTACAGCGCCGGACGCCAGGAGCACTACTTCTCCGCCGAGTTCCTCATGGGCCGCGCTCTGCTCAACAACCTCTCCAACCTGGGGATGGTCGACGAGGCGCGCGAGACCGTCGATTCCTTCGGAGTCAACCTCACCGACGTCCTGGAGCAGGAGCCCGACGCCGCTCTGGGCAACGGCGGTCTGGGACGCCTGGCCGCCTGTTTCCTCGACTCCTGCGCCACCCTCGACCTGCCGGTCAACGGCTTCGGCATCCTCTACCGCTACGGGCTGTTCAAGCAGCTCTTCGAAGACGGCTTCCAGACCGAGCACCCCGACCCCTGGATGGAGGAGGGCTACCCCTTCGTCATCCGCCACGAGGAGGCCCAGCGCCTGGTGCGCTACCAGGACATGACCGTGCGCGCCATCCCCTACGACATGCCCATCACCGGCTACGGCACCAGGAACGTGGGGACCCTGCGCCTGTGGAAGGCCGAGCCGCTTGAGGAGTTCGACTACGACGCCTTCAACTCCCAGCGCTTCACCGAGGCCATCGTCGAGCGCGAGCGCACCTCGGACATCTCCCGTGTCCTCTACCCCAACGACACCACCTACGAGGGCAAGGTCCTGCGGGTGCGCCAGCAGTACTTCTTCTGCTCGGCCTCCCTGCAGCAGATCGTTGAGAACTACGTCAGCCACCACGGTGAGGACCTGTCCGGCTTCGCCGACTACAACGCCATCCAGCTCAACGACACCCACCCGGTACTCGCCATCCCCGAGCTGATGCGCATCCTCCTGGACGAGCACCACCTGGGCTGGGAGCAGGCCTGGGAGGTGGTCACCAAGACCTTCGCCTACACCAACCACACGGTGCTGGCCGAGGCCCTGGAGACCTGGGAGATCTCCATCTTCGACCGTCTCTTCCCGCGCATCACCGAGATCGTTCGCGAGATCGACCGCCGCTTCCGCCTCGAGATGGCCGAGCGCGGCCTGGAGCAGGGCACCATCGACTACATGGCCCCCATCTCCGGGGACAAGGTGCGCATGGCGTGGATCGCCTGCTACGCCTCCTACTCCATCAACGGCGTCGCCGCGCTGCACACCGAGATCATCAAGCGCGAGACCCTGGGCGAGTGGCACGCCATCTGGCCCGAGCGCTTCAACAACAAGACCAACGGCGTCACCCCGCGTCGCTGGCTGCGCCAGTGCAACCCGCGCCTGTCGGCGCTCCTGGACGAGGTCACCGGCTCGGACACCTGGGTCAAGGACCTCTCCGTCCTGGCCGAGCACACCGACTCCGTGGACGAGTCCGTCTACGACCGCCTGGCGGAGATCAAGCACGCCAACAAGGCGGACTTCGCCGCCTGGATCGCCCGTCGCGAGGGGGTCGAGATCGACCCGGAGGCGATCTTCGACGTCCAGATCAAGCGCCTCCACGAGTACAAGCGCCAGCTGCTCAACGCCATCTACATCCTGGACCTCTACTTCCGCATGAAGCAGGACCCGAGCCTGCAGGTCCCCAAGCGGGTCTTCATCTTCGGGGCGAAGGCGGCTCCCGGGTACATCCGGGCCAAGGGCGTCATCAAGCTCATCAACGCCATCGCCGACCTGGTCAACAACGACCCCGTGGTCTCCCAGACCATCAAGGTCGTCTTCGTCCACAACTACAACGTCTCCCCGGCCGAGCACATCATCCCGGCCGCCGACGTCTCCGAGCAGATCTCGATGGCAGGTAAGGAGGCCTCGGGCACCTCCAACATGAAGTTCATGATGAACGGGGCCCTGACCCTGGGCACGCTCGACGGCGCCAACGTGGAGATCCTGGAGGCCGTCGGGGACGACAACGCCTACATCTTCGGCGCCACCGAGGACGAGCTGCCCTCCCTGCGCGAGAGCTACGACCCCGTGTGGCACTACGAGAACGTCCCCGGTCTCAAGCGCGTCCTGGACGCCTTCACCGACGGAACCCTCGATGACAACGGCTCGGGCTGGTTCGCCGATCTGCGCCGCAGCCTGCTGGAGGCCTCCTACGAGCCCGCCGACGTCTACTACGTCCTGGGCGACTTCGCCTCCTACCGCGAGACCAAGGACGCCATGGCGGCCGACTACGCGGACACCCGCGCCTGGCAGCGCAAGGCCTGGGTGAACATCACCCGCTCGGGCCGCTTCTCCTCCGACCGCACTATCAGCGACTACGCCCGCGAGGTCTGGAAGATCGATCCCGAGCCGATCGCCTGA
- a CDS encoding tetratricopeptide repeat protein, producing MSMFGAVDLSSLAPAKPAGSTGGTPSPATKGPAGASGLPVPLVVDVDASSLRDVAEVSTQVPVIVVLHSPRSQASADLATVLEQLAGQYAGRFQLARVNVDAAPEVAQALQAQAVPTVVALIAGQPVPMFQGTVPQEQVRSVIDQLLEVAAANGVDGTIAVDGAAGADTEVEPEETEVERAAREAIEAGDFAAAEEVYTHAIAQNPGDDDLKVARNQVRLMARLDGQDPHQLLAAADAAPTDLAAALAGADAALALGDVNAALGRALEAVRTHTGEERETARLRLLELFEVIGSTSPEVAQARRRLATMLY from the coding sequence ATGAGCATGTTCGGCGCCGTCGACCTGTCCAGTCTCGCCCCCGCCAAACCTGCCGGCTCTACCGGTGGTACCCCGAGCCCCGCCACCAAGGGCCCCGCGGGAGCCTCCGGCCTGCCGGTGCCGCTCGTCGTCGACGTCGATGCCTCCAGCCTGCGCGACGTCGCCGAGGTCTCGACCCAGGTCCCCGTCATCGTCGTCCTGCACAGCCCGCGCAGCCAGGCCAGTGCTGATCTCGCCACCGTCCTGGAACAGCTCGCCGGACAGTACGCCGGCCGCTTCCAGCTGGCGCGCGTGAACGTGGATGCCGCCCCGGAGGTCGCTCAGGCCCTCCAGGCTCAGGCCGTTCCCACCGTCGTGGCCCTCATCGCGGGCCAGCCGGTGCCGATGTTCCAGGGGACGGTGCCTCAGGAGCAGGTGCGCTCGGTCATCGACCAGCTGCTGGAGGTGGCGGCCGCCAACGGTGTCGACGGCACCATCGCCGTCGACGGCGCAGCCGGCGCTGACACTGAGGTCGAGCCCGAGGAGACCGAGGTCGAGCGGGCCGCCCGCGAGGCCATCGAGGCCGGGGACTTCGCCGCCGCCGAGGAGGTGTACACCCACGCCATTGCCCAGAACCCGGGCGACGACGACCTCAAGGTGGCCCGCAACCAGGTGCGTCTCATGGCCCGCCTGGACGGCCAGGACCCCCATCAGCTCCTTGCGGCGGCCGACGCCGCTCCCACGGATCTGGCCGCGGCCCTGGCCGGCGCCGACGCCGCCCTGGCCCTGGGGGATGTCAACGCCGCTCTGGGCCGAGCCCTGGAGGCCGTGCGTACCCACACGGGGGAGGAGCGGGAGACGGCCCGGCTGCGACTGCTCGAGCTCTTCGAGGTCATCGGCTCCACCTCCCCGGAGGTCGCCCAGGCCCGCCGCCGCCTGGCCACCATGCTCTACTGA
- a CDS encoding DivIVA domain-containing protein, whose amino-acid sequence MAEEYSEFAITMRGYDRAQVDRKLEQLSRQLADARREVASLDQRAMTLAGELADAQRRLRESDKPTYAGLGSRIEQLLRSAEEQSASVLSKANAEADALLTRTRTNAKNLSERSASEAATLLADARREASELRSRSQGEASTALANAEARAQELVSSASRKAAQISADSEAAVTEMRATAEREAALVLSQARKQAAEIAITSERDATANREAAAAEADELHKTSTAKAEEILSAAKQEAELTVGKAKREAEEILTSARNESETLRRSATDEAAAARSEATELRQQATLEIAAAHEQAAQEDSDAHEATRERIREMQEQAQIQAQEAEERLQEALSRAEEVRARTDTEARKRQEEAVAQAEETLAQARIEAEQIISDARADADVTAQVAARQLQELERQRDSVAAYLTEMRGVLGGVLPQAPTFSDHVAALPQESSPAPAPDQSSADSAEPAASGSASSAHSAGSSSAASAPSATSAAPASAGSKAAATSGGGQQAGTQSAPKNAQKGGAGRIEHVPAPGKSSNNSGNAGNRHPRQGKGRR is encoded by the coding sequence GTGGCTGAGGAATACAGCGAGTTTGCCATCACGATGCGCGGTTACGACCGTGCCCAGGTCGACCGGAAGCTGGAGCAGCTCTCGCGTCAGCTGGCCGACGCCCGTCGTGAGGTGGCCAGTCTTGACCAGCGCGCCATGACGCTGGCCGGCGAGCTGGCCGACGCCCAGCGCCGGCTGCGGGAGTCCGACAAGCCGACCTACGCAGGCCTGGGCTCACGGATCGAGCAGCTGCTGCGCAGCGCCGAGGAGCAGAGCGCCTCCGTCCTGTCCAAGGCCAACGCCGAGGCCGACGCCCTCCTGACCCGCACCCGAACCAACGCCAAGAACCTCTCCGAGCGCAGCGCCTCGGAGGCGGCGACCCTGCTCGCCGACGCCCGCCGAGAGGCCAGTGAGCTGCGCTCCCGCTCCCAGGGGGAGGCCTCGACCGCCCTGGCCAACGCCGAGGCCCGCGCCCAGGAGCTGGTCTCCTCCGCCTCACGCAAGGCCGCCCAGATCTCCGCCGACTCCGAGGCGGCCGTCACCGAGATGCGAGCCACCGCGGAGCGCGAGGCCGCCCTGGTCCTGTCTCAGGCTCGCAAGCAGGCCGCCGAGATCGCCATCACCTCCGAGCGCGACGCCACCGCCAACCGAGAGGCGGCCGCGGCCGAGGCCGACGAGCTGCACAAGACCTCCACGGCGAAGGCCGAGGAGATCCTCTCGGCCGCCAAGCAGGAGGCCGAGCTGACCGTCGGCAAGGCGAAGCGCGAGGCCGAGGAGATCCTCACCTCGGCGCGCAACGAGTCCGAGACACTGCGTCGCTCGGCCACCGACGAGGCGGCCGCGGCCCGCTCCGAGGCCACCGAGCTGCGCCAGCAGGCGACCCTGGAGATCGCCGCGGCGCACGAGCAGGCCGCTCAGGAGGACTCCGACGCCCACGAGGCCACGCGCGAGCGCATCCGCGAGATGCAGGAGCAGGCCCAGATCCAGGCCCAGGAGGCCGAGGAGCGTCTTCAGGAGGCGCTGTCCCGGGCTGAGGAGGTCCGCGCCCGCACCGACACCGAGGCCCGCAAGCGCCAGGAGGAGGCGGTCGCCCAGGCTGAGGAGACCCTGGCACAGGCACGGATCGAGGCCGAGCAGATCATCAGCGACGCCCGCGCGGACGCCGACGTCACCGCCCAGGTGGCCGCCCGTCAGCTCCAGGAGCTCGAGCGCCAGCGCGACTCGGTCGCCGCCTACCTCACCGAGATGCGCGGCGTCCTGGGAGGCGTACTGCCCCAGGCTCCCACCTTCAGCGACCACGTCGCGGCCCTGCCTCAGGAGTCGAGCCCGGCTCCGGCTCCGGACCAGTCCTCCGCGGATTCGGCGGAGCCGGCCGCATCCGGCAGTGCCAGCAGCGCGCACTCCGCCGGCTCGAGCAGCGCCGCCTCCGCACCGTCGGCCACCTCGGCGGCCCCTGCGTCGGCCGGCAGCAAGGCCGCTGCGACCTCGGGCGGTGGCCAGCAGGCTGGCACGCAGTCGGCACCGAAGAACGCCCAGAAGGGTGGAGCCGGTCGTATTGAGCACGTTCCGGCCCCCGGTAAGAGCTCTAACAACTCCGGTAACGCAGGCAATCGCCACCCCCGCCAGGGCAAAGGTCGCCGCTGA
- a CDS encoding carbohydrate ABC transporter permease, with amino-acid sequence MAQSLTTRSPRRPGWGQTVRFILLLASVVLVLIPVYVLLVTSFKGSADADPSRTWYLPEVWVTKNWANAWNQLSGGLLRSLALVIPSSIISAMLGSANGFVLSKWRFPGANVVFTLILFGMFIPYQAVMIPLMRLVTSADLGFGIHTLILMHVVYGIPITTLIFRNYYETIPNELIEAARVDGAGMLRTYVSVVLPISVPSFVVVLIWQFTSAWNDFLFALFFGGGAQSGPVTLALNNLAHGSILADYGASMSGALIASVPTLAVYILLGKYFVGGLMAGSVKG; translated from the coding sequence ATGGCACAGTCACTCACGACGCGCAGCCCGCGCCGCCCCGGCTGGGGCCAGACCGTCCGGTTCATCCTGCTGCTGGCCTCGGTGGTCCTCGTCCTCATCCCGGTCTACGTCCTGCTGGTGACCTCCTTCAAGGGCTCCGCCGACGCCGACCCCTCGCGCACCTGGTACCTGCCCGAGGTCTGGGTCACCAAGAACTGGGCCAACGCCTGGAACCAGCTCAGTGGTGGGCTGCTGCGCTCGCTGGCCCTGGTCATCCCCTCCTCGATCATCTCGGCGATGCTGGGCAGCGCCAACGGGTTCGTCCTGTCCAAATGGCGCTTCCCCGGGGCCAACGTGGTCTTCACCCTCATCCTGTTCGGCATGTTCATCCCCTACCAGGCGGTCATGATCCCGCTCATGCGACTGGTGACCAGCGCCGACCTGGGCTTCGGGATCCACACGCTGATCCTCATGCACGTCGTCTACGGCATCCCGATCACGACGCTCATCTTCCGCAACTACTACGAGACCATTCCCAACGAGCTCATTGAGGCGGCCAGGGTCGACGGGGCCGGCATGCTGCGCACCTACGTCTCGGTGGTCCTGCCGATCTCGGTGCCCAGCTTCGTCGTGGTCCTCATCTGGCAGTTCACCTCCGCCTGGAACGACTTCCTGTTCGCCCTGTTCTTCGGCGGCGGGGCACAGTCCGGGCCGGTGACATTGGCGCTGAACAACCTGGCTCACGGGTCGATCCTGGCCGACTACGGTGCCTCCATGTCCGGTGCGCTCATCGCCTCGGTGCCGACCCTGGCGGTCTACATCCTGCTGGGCAAGTACTTCGTCGGCGGCCTCATGGCCGGATCCGTCAAGGGCTGA
- a CDS encoding carbohydrate ABC transporter permease: MSTKSAPVRRRRTGWRQWGPGLLLISPSIILVGVFVYGMIGININTSLLDMHTAGQVSGRRGTTVVGLSNFTTLFGNPDFRHSFINLILFTVTFLAGTLVVGFLWAWLLDRPIKGEGVFRSIFLFPMAVSFVASGVVWRWLLNSAQGEKASGLNRLFEMTGLRFLENSWTQNTTWGILAIALPAVWQLAGYVMALFLAGFRGIPDDLREAARVDGASEWQLYKSIIFPQLTPIALSAVIIIGHMSLKSFDLIMSITDQRTYSTKVPAIDMFNFMTDNDYSNAAAVGTILLVLVAVAVIPYLIHDAKGRR; this comes from the coding sequence GTGAGCACCAAGAGCGCCCCCGTGCGGCGCCGTCGGACGGGCTGGAGGCAGTGGGGGCCCGGCCTCCTCCTCATCTCGCCCTCGATCATCCTTGTCGGCGTCTTCGTCTACGGGATGATCGGGATCAACATCAACACCTCCCTGCTGGACATGCACACCGCCGGTCAGGTCTCAGGACGCCGGGGCACCACCGTCGTCGGCCTGAGCAACTTCACGACCCTGTTCGGCAACCCGGACTTCCGGCACTCCTTCATCAACCTCATCCTGTTCACGGTCACGTTCCTGGCCGGCACCCTCGTGGTCGGCTTCCTGTGGGCCTGGCTCCTGGACCGCCCCATCAAGGGGGAAGGGGTCTTCCGCTCCATCTTCCTGTTCCCCATGGCCGTGTCCTTCGTGGCCTCGGGCGTGGTGTGGCGGTGGCTGCTCAACTCCGCGCAGGGCGAGAAGGCCTCCGGGCTCAACCGTCTCTTCGAGATGACCGGTCTGAGGTTCCTGGAGAACTCATGGACCCAGAACACCACCTGGGGGATCCTCGCCATCGCGCTGCCGGCCGTGTGGCAGCTGGCCGGTTACGTCATGGCCCTCTTCCTGGCCGGCTTCCGTGGCATTCCCGACGACCTGCGTGAGGCCGCCCGGGTCGACGGCGCCAGCGAGTGGCAGCTCTACAAGTCGATCATCTTCCCCCAGCTGACCCCGATCGCCCTGAGCGCCGTCATCATCATCGGGCACATGTCCCTGAAGTCCTTCGACCTCATCATGTCGATCACGGACCAGCGGACCTACTCCACCAAGGTCCCGGCCATCGACATGTTCAACTTCATGACCGACAACGACTATTCCAACGCCGCCGCCGTCGGCACGATCCTGCTGGTCCTGGTCGCCGTCGCCGTCATCCCCTACCTCATCCACGACGCCAAGGGCCGGAGGTGA